One genomic window of Sebastes umbrosus isolate fSebUmb1 chromosome 15, fSebUmb1.pri, whole genome shotgun sequence includes the following:
- the kiaa1522 gene encoding uncharacterized protein KIAA1522 homolog isoform X2 — MSRRRSTGDLVPRDITDILAREARAQRGQKKPGSSLGQAFSWLKGSRRKKNLRNGLNQTGIGVTDAKLGLQNHDPAKAGPKGNEDQKRLTVHYRTSQHYQENVFIEGSRPQYLEDLHTEAQEGLKILQQEEYTNGVNVPDDESVASTDTLRPEQDISSKDGGGSPESRSTAGSTDTTVTSAVSTRPVLTRQGSTFKPLNPVKRFEKNRKRSRRTTIMGIPNQVQKELALHRSSTFQQLVSTPNHDGELSNSQSGVVIIPTVDGGTPVANKEGARVHLSELEASKDEQLLRKHLQVMYQDQQSFNHQGSYLCPSSTIRPKSLAVPGMTTSSSFCPSTMFSFLQEPQGPVMSMSPQATYMSTIIPNAVLPASIDVIEIDRSSSRMRAGSVNHGGHVRTVSKSSLASGDLSVSPMLSRRSDGDGSQTDNSHDDSTLMPTSASGSNWGESSKTVISNSSPGSSKGSSRSGNSKRAGRNGRESCQTEQSSMDPDLVSLRSSVSMISTSSSKRENVVTGQGSESDVSGSAAAGDDAKTRRNFARLSVMKTKQPPAPPRRTNSLHNNKIISDSRVLVDIIDSVSGENIAAKDEIKSVIADTSKTPSLVSNSTGSTCQDASSSPLSPTQASSTDAGGATESNSPSPQKTPSEGGKFERTMSPSSGYSSQSGTPTLSPKGISPTSPDKQKKKPVKPERSVSRASSSAASPSSSLTSLSSATSEPVNPDVSTCGPSLPSRGSPPTVAAQEPNNNSSPLSVEVRELLNIPPPPKVKAPCPPPPETWVHNRRTFQLLCGSYPNVSKATQKPYSTVKQAGTQTEDVKETRVLVEKQSTIDTSVLELSESKETPESLSESGPEGVHNEMENGESTEQERMEASADVQKQEQSPKKDPPPVMKKPVTFREDLVSSEHSVDRQQNKTSSSAETDVHLPVENHATSSQHGVVILVDESENETDKSEVTSTQTLSVGAPKISKASPPPTPPPAYHPTPPPSRKTPPSSVSAPPDDLQRVQEEIQVVESCWPPPPPPMEGDSVFDGGDEVDFPPPPPPPFVADSVPNVVDSCITEVNVSKGPAEEAGETIEDSSEASVHGQIPDVSPQTDTKPEVVAQVSKADTADEISCRPVQNLSVSESVPPPPVEAPPLPPITRAENPVSASTLVPPSSFLKRDAPSEPPVSTQPPITVPVAPPLLPAETLTHGVNFRRQPSVPNRDARSKELLSRHKSAPIPKEDANIPLVTPSLLQMVRLRSVNMTEDQVKAPSEDKSTNQGASVEENCPGPQTTPQKPIRKSLSLKSPPQTVKTSSVMLNTPSMRLQEAIRMKTAAMSSRDGLPSRLGVRSSAYSSVAEQASLKAPEGCDMHRSPASTASFIFSRSTKKVVVETAAASSPEAQASLKQSLAAELMQVSDQSKAFSNGGVKSDKVPPPVAKKPAHGSASPSQNRSAPSAKMDLSVEGNGAIGGVQHMSGITPPETTTTRVTADTIETLF; from the exons AATACACGAATGGAGTGAACGTACCTGATGATGAGAGCGTTGCT TCCACAGATACTCTGCGTCCGGAGCAGGATATCAGCTCCAAGGATGGAGGTGGCTCTCCGGAGTCCAGATCCACTGCCGGAAGTACTGATACCACAGTAACCTCTGCTGTGTCGACCAGGCCCGTGCTCACCCGCCAAG GTTCTACATTCAAGCCTCTGAATCCAGTGAAAAGATTCGAGAAgaacaggaagaggagcaggaggaccACCATCATGGGTATTCCCAACCAGGTCCAGAAGGAGCTTG CATTACACAGAAGCTCAACCTTCCAGCAGCTCGTTTCTACGCCTAATCACGACGGAGAGCTCAGTAACAGCCAATCAGGTGTTGTTATCATCCCTACGGTTGATGGAGGGACTCCAGTAGCGAATAAGGAGGGAGCGAGGGTGCACCTTTCAGAGCTGGAG GCTTCCAAAGATGAACAGTTGCTGAGGAAGCACCTCCAGGTCATGTACCAAGACCAGCAGTCGTTCAACCACCAGGGCTCCTATCTCTGCCCCAGCTCAACCATAAGACCCAAGTCCCTTGCAGTACCTGGCATGaccacttcctcctccttctgtcctTCAACGATGTTTAGCTTCCTCCAGGAACCCCAG GGCCCTGTGATGTCCATGTCTCCTCAGGCCACCTACATGTCTACAATCATCCCTAATGCGGTCTTACCAGCCTCGATTGACGTCATAGAGATCGACCGCAGCAGCAGCCGGATGCGTGCCGGCAGTGTAAACCACGGCGGTCATGTCCGCACTGTGAGCAAAAGCAGCCTCGCATCCGGGGACTTATCAGTCAGCCCTATGTTGTCCAGAAGATCAGATGGCGACGGTTCCCAGACTGACAATTCCCACGACGACTCCACACTGATGCCCACATCGGCTTCGGGGTCGAACTGGGGCGAGTCTTCAAAGACCGTTATTTCAAACTCCTCACCGGGGTCCTCTAAGGGTAGCTCGCGTAGTGGTAACTCAAAGAGAGCGGGTCGGAATGGGCGGGAAAGCTGCCAGACAGAGCAGTCTAGCATGGACCCAGACCTCGTCAGTCTCCGTAGCTCAGTTAGCATGATTAGCACCTCCAGCAGTAAAAGGGAAAATGTTGTTACAGGTCAAGGATCTGAGTCTGACGTCTCAGGTTCAGCGGCGGCTGGGGACGATGCGAAGACCAGACGGAATTTCGCTCGTCTGTCGGTTATGAAGACCAAACAACCCCCGGCGCCTCCACGGAGAACGAACTCTCTGCATAATAACAAGATCATTAGCGACTCCAGGGTTCTGGTGGATATCATTGACTCTGTGTCGGGAGAAAATATTGCAGCAAAGGATGAGATAAAGTCAGTTATTGCAGATACCAGTAAGACCCCCAGCCTTGTATCAAACTCCACTGGGTCCACCTGTCAAGACGCTTCCTCCAGTCCTTTGAGCCCCACACAGGCCTCTTCCACCGACGCAGGAGGAGCAACAGAATCCAACAGTCCCTCCCCGCAGAAAACTCCCTCGGAAGGGGGGAAATTTGAACGGACCATGTCTCCTTCCAGTGGCTACTCCAGTCAGAGCGGCACTCCAACGCTCTCCCCAAAAGGGATTTCCCCGACCTCGCCTgacaaacagaagaagaagcctGTCAAACCAGAGAGATCCGTGTCTCGGGCCTCATCCTCAGCGgcttctccttcctcctctcttacCTCCCTATCGTCTGCCACATCCGAGCCTGTCAATCCAGATGTTTCCACATGTGGCCCCAGTCTGCCTTCACGGGGATCTCCACCCACCGTTGCTGCACAAGAACCGAATAACAATTCTTCTCCTTTGAGTGTTGAAGTCAGAGAGCTGTTGAACATCCCGCCACCTCCCAAAGTCAAAGCGccgtgtcctcctcctccggagACTTGGGTGCACAATAGACGCACCTTTCAGCTCCTGTGTGGGTCTTACCCTAATGTCAGCAAAGCAACCCAGAAACCGTACAGCACAGTTAAACAAGCAGGAACCCAGACTGAAGACGTGAAGGAGACGCGAGTTTTAGTTGAAAAACAATCAACTATAGACACATCTGTCTTAGAGTTATCAGAAAGCAAAGAAACACCGGAGAGTTTGTCAGAATCAGGTCCTGAAGGTGTTCACAACGAGATGGAGAATGGGGAAAGTACCGAACAAGAGAGGATGGAAGCAAGTGCAGACGTTCAGAAACAAGAGC AGAGTCCAAAGAAAGATCCTCCTCCTGTCATGAAGAAACCAGTGACGTTCagagaggatttggtgtcatcAGAACACTCAGTAGACAGACAGCAAAATAAAACGAGTAGCAGTGCCGAGACAGATGTTCATTTACCTGTTGAGAACCATGCAACCTCCTCACAGCACGGGGTTGTAATTTTAGTCGATGAGAGTGAGAATGAGACGGACAAAAGTGAGGTCACATCCACGCAGACGCTTTCTGTAGGGGCCCCCAAAATTAGTAAGGCCTCGCCACCACCTACCCCTCCCCCGGCGTACCACCCTACACCTCCTCCGTCAAGAAAGACACCTCCTTCGTCTGTGTCCGCGCCACCGGATGACTTACAGAGGGTGCAGGAGGAGATCCAGGTTGTAGAGTCTTGCTGGccacctcctccgcctcctATGGAAGGGGACTCTGTCTTCGACGGAGGAGACGAGGTTGACtttcccccacctcctcctccgcccTTTGTGGCAGACAGCGTGCCAAATGTGGTGGACAGTTGTATCACAGAGGTGAATGTCTCAAAAGGACCCGCAGAGGAAGCTGGAGAGACGATTGAGGATTCGAGTGAAGCGTCTGTACATGGACAAATTCCAGATGTGTCCCCACAAACAGACACCAAACCAGAGGTTGTCGCGCAAGTTTCAAAAGCTGACACCGCTGATGAGATTTCTTGCAGACCAGTGCAGAATTTATCTGTTTCAGAAAGTGTCCCACCTCCGCCAGTGGAGGCACCTCCATTGCCACCCATCACAAGAGCAGAGAACCCAGTATCAGCCTCCACTTTAGTTCCTCCCAGCAGCTTCCTGAAGCGAGACGCTCCCTCCGAGCCTCCCGTCAGCACCCAACCTCCCATCACTGTCCCAGTAGCACCACCCCTTTTACCAGCAGAGACTTTAACACATGGGGTTAATTTCAGAAGGCAGCCCAGTGTACCAAACAGAGACGCCAGGAGCAAGGAGCTCCTTTCCCGCCACAAAAGCGCACCCATTCCCAAAGAGGATGCCAACATACCTCTAGTCACCCCCTCCTTGCTTCAGATGGTTCGCCTCAGATCAGTCAACATGACTGAAGATCAGGTGAAAGCTCCATCGGAGGACAAGTCAACAAACCAGGGAGCTTCAGTTGAGGAGAATTGCCCGGGACCTCAAACCACCCCACAGAAGCCCATCCGCAAGTCTCTGTCACTAAAGTCTCCCCCTCAGACAGTAAAGACGTCCTCTGTGATGCTGAACACGCCTTCCATGCGCTTACAGGAAGCCATACGTATGAAAACCGCAGCCATGTCTTCAAGAGACGGTCTTCCATCCCGACTGGGTGTGAGATCTTCCGCTTACAGCTCTGTTGCTGAACAAGCGTCCCTGAAAGCACCCGAGGGATGCGACATGCACAGGTCGCCGGCCTCTACCGCCAGCTTTATCTTCTCTAGGAGCACAAAAAAGGTTGTCGTAGAGACCGCAGCTGCCTCCTCCCCTGAAGCTCAGGCAAGTCTGAAGCAAAGCTTGGCGGCCGAGCTCATGCAGGTGTCCGACCAATCAAAGGCTTTCTCAAATGGCGGGGTGAAGTCGGACAAAGTTCCTCCACCGGTGGCAAAGAAACCAGCACACGGGAGCGCCAGCCCTTCACAGAATCGTTCTGCTCCTTCAGCAAAGATGGACTTGAGTGTCGAAGGAAACGGAGCGATCGGAGGAGTGCAACACATGAGCGGGATAACACCTCCTGAGACAACAA CTACAAGAGTGACAGCGGACACAATAGAAACACTGTTTTGA
- the kiaa1522 gene encoding uncharacterized protein KIAA1522 homolog isoform X1 yields the protein MSRRRSTGDLVPRDITDILAREARAQRGQKKPGSSLGQAFSWLKGSRRKKNLRNGLNQTGIGVTDAKLGLQNHDPAKAGPKGNEDQKRLTVHYRTSQHYQENVFIEGSRPQYLEDLHTEAQEGLKILQQEEYTNGVNVPDDESVASTDTLRPEQDISSKDGGGSPESRSTAGSTDTTVTSAVSTRPVLTRQGSTFKPLNPVKRFEKNRKRSRRTTIMGIPNQVQKELALHRSSTFQQLVSTPNHDGELSNSQSGVVIIPTVDGGTPVANKEGARVHLSELEASKDEQLLRKHLQVMYQDQQSFNHQGSYLCPSSTIRPKSLAVPGMTTSSSFCPSTMFSFLQEPQGPVMSMSPQATYMSTIIPNAVLPASIDVIEIDRSSSRMRAGSVNHGGHVRTVSKSSLASGDLSVSPMLSRRSDGDGSQTDNSHDDSTLMPTSASGSNWGESSKTVISNSSPGSSKGSSRSGNSKRAGRNGRESCQTEQSSMDPDLVSLRSSVSMISTSSSKRENVVTGQGSESDVSGSAAAGDDAKTRRNFARLSVMKTKQPPAPPRRTNSLHNNKIISDSRVLVDIIDSVSGENIAAKDEIKSVIADTSKTPSLVSNSTGSTCQDASSSPLSPTQASSTDAGGATESNSPSPQKTPSEGGKFERTMSPSSGYSSQSGTPTLSPKGISPTSPDKQKKKPVKPERSVSRASSSAASPSSSLTSLSSATSEPVNPDVSTCGPSLPSRGSPPTVAAQEPNNNSSPLSVEVRELLNIPPPPKVKAPCPPPPETWVHNRRTFQLLCGSYPNVSKATQKPYSTVKQAGTQTEDVKETRVLVEKQSTIDTSVLELSESKETPESLSESGPEGVHNEMENGESTEQERMEASADVQKQEQSSSPVVKDPESPKKDPPPVMKKPVTFREDLVSSEHSVDRQQNKTSSSAETDVHLPVENHATSSQHGVVILVDESENETDKSEVTSTQTLSVGAPKISKASPPPTPPPAYHPTPPPSRKTPPSSVSAPPDDLQRVQEEIQVVESCWPPPPPPMEGDSVFDGGDEVDFPPPPPPPFVADSVPNVVDSCITEVNVSKGPAEEAGETIEDSSEASVHGQIPDVSPQTDTKPEVVAQVSKADTADEISCRPVQNLSVSESVPPPPVEAPPLPPITRAENPVSASTLVPPSSFLKRDAPSEPPVSTQPPITVPVAPPLLPAETLTHGVNFRRQPSVPNRDARSKELLSRHKSAPIPKEDANIPLVTPSLLQMVRLRSVNMTEDQVKAPSEDKSTNQGASVEENCPGPQTTPQKPIRKSLSLKSPPQTVKTSSVMLNTPSMRLQEAIRMKTAAMSSRDGLPSRLGVRSSAYSSVAEQASLKAPEGCDMHRSPASTASFIFSRSTKKVVVETAAASSPEAQASLKQSLAAELMQVSDQSKAFSNGGVKSDKVPPPVAKKPAHGSASPSQNRSAPSAKMDLSVEGNGAIGGVQHMSGITPPETTTTRVTADTIETLF from the exons AATACACGAATGGAGTGAACGTACCTGATGATGAGAGCGTTGCT TCCACAGATACTCTGCGTCCGGAGCAGGATATCAGCTCCAAGGATGGAGGTGGCTCTCCGGAGTCCAGATCCACTGCCGGAAGTACTGATACCACAGTAACCTCTGCTGTGTCGACCAGGCCCGTGCTCACCCGCCAAG GTTCTACATTCAAGCCTCTGAATCCAGTGAAAAGATTCGAGAAgaacaggaagaggagcaggaggaccACCATCATGGGTATTCCCAACCAGGTCCAGAAGGAGCTTG CATTACACAGAAGCTCAACCTTCCAGCAGCTCGTTTCTACGCCTAATCACGACGGAGAGCTCAGTAACAGCCAATCAGGTGTTGTTATCATCCCTACGGTTGATGGAGGGACTCCAGTAGCGAATAAGGAGGGAGCGAGGGTGCACCTTTCAGAGCTGGAG GCTTCCAAAGATGAACAGTTGCTGAGGAAGCACCTCCAGGTCATGTACCAAGACCAGCAGTCGTTCAACCACCAGGGCTCCTATCTCTGCCCCAGCTCAACCATAAGACCCAAGTCCCTTGCAGTACCTGGCATGaccacttcctcctccttctgtcctTCAACGATGTTTAGCTTCCTCCAGGAACCCCAG GGCCCTGTGATGTCCATGTCTCCTCAGGCCACCTACATGTCTACAATCATCCCTAATGCGGTCTTACCAGCCTCGATTGACGTCATAGAGATCGACCGCAGCAGCAGCCGGATGCGTGCCGGCAGTGTAAACCACGGCGGTCATGTCCGCACTGTGAGCAAAAGCAGCCTCGCATCCGGGGACTTATCAGTCAGCCCTATGTTGTCCAGAAGATCAGATGGCGACGGTTCCCAGACTGACAATTCCCACGACGACTCCACACTGATGCCCACATCGGCTTCGGGGTCGAACTGGGGCGAGTCTTCAAAGACCGTTATTTCAAACTCCTCACCGGGGTCCTCTAAGGGTAGCTCGCGTAGTGGTAACTCAAAGAGAGCGGGTCGGAATGGGCGGGAAAGCTGCCAGACAGAGCAGTCTAGCATGGACCCAGACCTCGTCAGTCTCCGTAGCTCAGTTAGCATGATTAGCACCTCCAGCAGTAAAAGGGAAAATGTTGTTACAGGTCAAGGATCTGAGTCTGACGTCTCAGGTTCAGCGGCGGCTGGGGACGATGCGAAGACCAGACGGAATTTCGCTCGTCTGTCGGTTATGAAGACCAAACAACCCCCGGCGCCTCCACGGAGAACGAACTCTCTGCATAATAACAAGATCATTAGCGACTCCAGGGTTCTGGTGGATATCATTGACTCTGTGTCGGGAGAAAATATTGCAGCAAAGGATGAGATAAAGTCAGTTATTGCAGATACCAGTAAGACCCCCAGCCTTGTATCAAACTCCACTGGGTCCACCTGTCAAGACGCTTCCTCCAGTCCTTTGAGCCCCACACAGGCCTCTTCCACCGACGCAGGAGGAGCAACAGAATCCAACAGTCCCTCCCCGCAGAAAACTCCCTCGGAAGGGGGGAAATTTGAACGGACCATGTCTCCTTCCAGTGGCTACTCCAGTCAGAGCGGCACTCCAACGCTCTCCCCAAAAGGGATTTCCCCGACCTCGCCTgacaaacagaagaagaagcctGTCAAACCAGAGAGATCCGTGTCTCGGGCCTCATCCTCAGCGgcttctccttcctcctctcttacCTCCCTATCGTCTGCCACATCCGAGCCTGTCAATCCAGATGTTTCCACATGTGGCCCCAGTCTGCCTTCACGGGGATCTCCACCCACCGTTGCTGCACAAGAACCGAATAACAATTCTTCTCCTTTGAGTGTTGAAGTCAGAGAGCTGTTGAACATCCCGCCACCTCCCAAAGTCAAAGCGccgtgtcctcctcctccggagACTTGGGTGCACAATAGACGCACCTTTCAGCTCCTGTGTGGGTCTTACCCTAATGTCAGCAAAGCAACCCAGAAACCGTACAGCACAGTTAAACAAGCAGGAACCCAGACTGAAGACGTGAAGGAGACGCGAGTTTTAGTTGAAAAACAATCAACTATAGACACATCTGTCTTAGAGTTATCAGAAAGCAAAGAAACACCGGAGAGTTTGTCAGAATCAGGTCCTGAAGGTGTTCACAACGAGATGGAGAATGGGGAAAGTACCGAACAAGAGAGGATGGAAGCAAGTGCAGACGTTCAGAAACAAGAGCAGAGTAGTAGCCCTGTAGTGAAGGACCCAGAGAGTCCAAAGAAAGATCCTCCTCCTGTCATGAAGAAACCAGTGACGTTCagagaggatttggtgtcatcAGAACACTCAGTAGACAGACAGCAAAATAAAACGAGTAGCAGTGCCGAGACAGATGTTCATTTACCTGTTGAGAACCATGCAACCTCCTCACAGCACGGGGTTGTAATTTTAGTCGATGAGAGTGAGAATGAGACGGACAAAAGTGAGGTCACATCCACGCAGACGCTTTCTGTAGGGGCCCCCAAAATTAGTAAGGCCTCGCCACCACCTACCCCTCCCCCGGCGTACCACCCTACACCTCCTCCGTCAAGAAAGACACCTCCTTCGTCTGTGTCCGCGCCACCGGATGACTTACAGAGGGTGCAGGAGGAGATCCAGGTTGTAGAGTCTTGCTGGccacctcctccgcctcctATGGAAGGGGACTCTGTCTTCGACGGAGGAGACGAGGTTGACtttcccccacctcctcctccgcccTTTGTGGCAGACAGCGTGCCAAATGTGGTGGACAGTTGTATCACAGAGGTGAATGTCTCAAAAGGACCCGCAGAGGAAGCTGGAGAGACGATTGAGGATTCGAGTGAAGCGTCTGTACATGGACAAATTCCAGATGTGTCCCCACAAACAGACACCAAACCAGAGGTTGTCGCGCAAGTTTCAAAAGCTGACACCGCTGATGAGATTTCTTGCAGACCAGTGCAGAATTTATCTGTTTCAGAAAGTGTCCCACCTCCGCCAGTGGAGGCACCTCCATTGCCACCCATCACAAGAGCAGAGAACCCAGTATCAGCCTCCACTTTAGTTCCTCCCAGCAGCTTCCTGAAGCGAGACGCTCCCTCCGAGCCTCCCGTCAGCACCCAACCTCCCATCACTGTCCCAGTAGCACCACCCCTTTTACCAGCAGAGACTTTAACACATGGGGTTAATTTCAGAAGGCAGCCCAGTGTACCAAACAGAGACGCCAGGAGCAAGGAGCTCCTTTCCCGCCACAAAAGCGCACCCATTCCCAAAGAGGATGCCAACATACCTCTAGTCACCCCCTCCTTGCTTCAGATGGTTCGCCTCAGATCAGTCAACATGACTGAAGATCAGGTGAAAGCTCCATCGGAGGACAAGTCAACAAACCAGGGAGCTTCAGTTGAGGAGAATTGCCCGGGACCTCAAACCACCCCACAGAAGCCCATCCGCAAGTCTCTGTCACTAAAGTCTCCCCCTCAGACAGTAAAGACGTCCTCTGTGATGCTGAACACGCCTTCCATGCGCTTACAGGAAGCCATACGTATGAAAACCGCAGCCATGTCTTCAAGAGACGGTCTTCCATCCCGACTGGGTGTGAGATCTTCCGCTTACAGCTCTGTTGCTGAACAAGCGTCCCTGAAAGCACCCGAGGGATGCGACATGCACAGGTCGCCGGCCTCTACCGCCAGCTTTATCTTCTCTAGGAGCACAAAAAAGGTTGTCGTAGAGACCGCAGCTGCCTCCTCCCCTGAAGCTCAGGCAAGTCTGAAGCAAAGCTTGGCGGCCGAGCTCATGCAGGTGTCCGACCAATCAAAGGCTTTCTCAAATGGCGGGGTGAAGTCGGACAAAGTTCCTCCACCGGTGGCAAAGAAACCAGCACACGGGAGCGCCAGCCCTTCACAGAATCGTTCTGCTCCTTCAGCAAAGATGGACTTGAGTGTCGAAGGAAACGGAGCGATCGGAGGAGTGCAACACATGAGCGGGATAACACCTCCTGAGACAACAA CTACAAGAGTGACAGCGGACACAATAGAAACACTGTTTTGA